A section of the Dehalobacter sp. DCM genome encodes:
- a CDS encoding flavin reductase family protein, producing MNQLFQVIKPEELNENVFKLIGKDWMLITAGNKEKFNTMTASWGGLGILWNKKVCFCFIRPNRYTYEFMENENTFTLSFLEEKYREVLRFCGSNSGRDVDKIATTGITPIESIHGSVYFEEAKLVMECRKIYTQDLSPESFVEPELEKNYNGQDYHRLYIGEIIDCYLKENE from the coding sequence ATGAATCAGCTATTTCAAGTGATTAAACCCGAGGAATTGAATGAGAATGTGTTTAAACTTATTGGCAAAGACTGGATGTTGATCACTGCTGGGAATAAAGAGAAATTCAATACAATGACCGCAAGCTGGGGCGGATTGGGTATTCTCTGGAATAAAAAAGTCTGTTTCTGCTTTATTCGGCCGAATCGGTATACCTATGAATTTATGGAGAATGAAAATACATTTACATTATCATTCCTTGAAGAAAAATATAGGGAAGTATTGCGTTTCTGTGGCTCAAACTCCGGGCGTGACGTTGATAAAATAGCCACCACAGGCATTACGCCAATAGAAAGCATCCATGGTTCTGTCTATTTTGAAGAAGCCAAGTTAGTTATGGAATGCCGAAAAATATATACTCAGGATCTTTCGCCGGAGAGTTTTGTTGAGCCGGAATTGGAAAAAAATTATAACGGACAAGACTATCACAGACTTTATATCGGTGAAATCATTGACTGCTATCTGAAAGAAAACGAATAA
- a CDS encoding aminopeptidase, whose product MNDQRIDQLAHNLITYSVELKEGEKLLIEVAGLEIPLAKALIKETYKAGGQPYLHISNSILQREILKGLTEEQANDMAKWEVARMKEMHAYIGIRSGENVNELADVPSEKMRIYMKNYSHPLHSEQRVKHTKWCVLRYPNPSMAQLAETSTESFEDYYFNVCNLDYSKMSAAMDPLKELMEKTDHVRITGPGTDISFSIKGLPAIKCDGKLNIPDGELFTAPVKNTVNGILSYNTPAVYQGFTYESIVLEFKDGKIVKATANDTERINKVFDTDEGARYIGEFSFGFNPYIQKPMKDTLFDEKIDGSFHFTPGSAYDECNNGNQSAVHWDLVCIQRPEYGGGEIYFDGQLIRKDGRFVLSELQVLNPENLK is encoded by the coding sequence ATGAATGATCAACGGATAGACCAATTAGCCCATAACTTGATTACGTATTCGGTGGAGCTTAAAGAAGGGGAGAAACTATTGATCGAAGTAGCCGGTCTGGAGATTCCCCTGGCCAAAGCGCTGATTAAAGAAACGTATAAGGCTGGCGGACAGCCGTACCTTCACATATCGAATAGTATACTGCAGCGGGAGATATTAAAAGGACTTACTGAGGAACAAGCCAATGATATGGCGAAATGGGAAGTTGCCCGAATGAAAGAAATGCACGCCTATATCGGGATTCGATCAGGTGAAAATGTCAACGAGCTTGCCGATGTACCGAGCGAAAAAATGAGAATCTATATGAAGAACTATTCGCATCCACTCCATTCCGAGCAGCGTGTAAAACATACAAAGTGGTGCGTCCTGCGTTACCCCAATCCGTCAATGGCCCAACTGGCAGAGACCAGTACCGAAAGTTTTGAGGATTATTATTTCAATGTCTGTAACCTGGATTATTCAAAAATGTCTGCGGCTATGGACCCTTTGAAAGAACTTATGGAGAAAACTGATCACGTTCGGATCACCGGCCCGGGAACGGATATTTCATTTTCAATCAAAGGATTGCCAGCAATTAAATGTGACGGCAAGCTCAATATACCTGACGGGGAACTTTTCACTGCACCAGTCAAAAATACGGTCAATGGCATCCTTTCCTATAATACGCCTGCGGTTTACCAAGGCTTTACTTATGAATCAATCGTCCTGGAATTTAAGGATGGGAAGATAGTAAAAGCAACGGCTAACGATACGGAGAGGATCAACAAAGTATTCGATACGGATGAAGGCGCCCGATATATCGGTGAGTTTTCCTTTGGCTTTAATCCGTATATCCAAAAACCGATGAAAGATACGCTGTTTGATGAGAAAATTGATGGCAGCTTTCATTTTACGCCGGGATCGGCATACGACGAGTGCAACAATGGCAACCAGTCAGCTGTGCACTGGGATCTTGTGTGTATCCAGCGGCCCGAATACGGCGGCGGTGAAATTTATTTTGACGGACAGCTCATTCGTAAAGACGGTCGTTTTGTTCTGTCTGAACTGCAGGTCCTTAACCCTGAAAATTTGAAATAG
- a CDS encoding RluA family pseudouridine synthase → MTDIRLFIYTLTSEDDGRKFQDILLRRFHFSRKILQKLKIGENVWVDGQFTYLTSRGHAGQTLSVNIQDDASATVPGEPLPIDILYEDDLFLAVNKPPGQVVHPNARYQSGTLANAVLGYWENKGESRPFRPISRIDRNTSGIVLIAKSRYAHQQLASLSAKNEVEKIYLGLVQGKIPLDEGTWSTPIRLKAGSKIQRIAAPDGQPALTLYRIIESYKDYTLMQFTLVTGRTHQIRVHAQASGHPLLGDDLYGGSLEYIQRQALHCHSYAFRHPMTSREVKIIAPLPEDMWSLIDH, encoded by the coding sequence ATGACTGACATACGGCTTTTTATCTATACCTTAACCAGTGAGGACGATGGACGAAAATTTCAGGACATTTTGCTTCGGCGTTTTCATTTTTCACGCAAGATCCTGCAAAAACTGAAAATTGGAGAAAATGTTTGGGTTGATGGTCAATTTACCTATTTAACTTCCCGTGGACATGCAGGACAAACACTTTCAGTCAATATCCAGGATGACGCATCCGCCACCGTGCCGGGTGAGCCTCTGCCTATAGATATCCTTTACGAGGATGATTTATTTTTAGCTGTCAATAAGCCGCCGGGACAGGTCGTCCATCCCAATGCACGTTACCAAAGCGGTACGTTGGCTAACGCAGTCCTCGGTTATTGGGAGAATAAGGGTGAATCACGTCCATTTCGTCCGATCTCACGCATTGACCGTAATACCTCTGGAATTGTACTCATCGCTAAATCACGTTATGCACACCAGCAGCTGGCTTCCCTTTCGGCAAAAAATGAAGTCGAAAAAATCTACCTTGGCCTTGTCCAGGGTAAAATTCCCCTGGACGAAGGTACATGGTCCACACCGATCCGTTTGAAAGCAGGCAGCAAGATTCAGCGTATAGCCGCTCCGGATGGTCAGCCGGCCCTAACTTTATACAGAATAATCGAAAGCTACAAAGACTATACCCTGATGCAATTCACTTTGGTCACCGGCAGGACGCACCAAATCCGTGTCCATGCCCAAGCGTCCGGTCACCCCCTTCTGGGTGACGACCTTTATGGCGGCAGCCTGGAGTATATTCAGCGGCAAGCGCTGCATTGCCATAGTTACGCATTTCGGCATCCTATGACCAGCCGCGAAGTAAAAATAATCGCACCCCTGCCCGAGGACATGTGGTCGCTTATAGATCACTAA